The Ostrea edulis chromosome 1, xbOstEdul1.1, whole genome shotgun sequence genomic sequence TCTGCTTTCATATCCGCAGTCTCATCGTCGTCCAACTGTATTGCTATCGATGCCTGATCCTTAAATATTTCTACCTTCTTTCACAAATAATGTGTGCgttattttgacattttagaGAATTTTATGTGCATGATAATTAtttccttgaaaaaaaaaatttaacatacACTGCCAGTCATACTATATTCAACTGGGTATGGGAGTGGTAGTGAAGGCGCTATGCGATTCGACTCAAAAACCTGCAACATAttcctttttcatatttattttatatgatattttgaacaaaaatacacatacacGACCAACACACATACGTACTATAACTATGTTTGTCTATTAGAGACATTTGAAATGTTAATATATAGAAGTCAATTATACATGTTCGTAAtatcaagaaatgaaaaatatcttcCATTAGCATTATGCAAGCGCTTCTATTTCACAGGATCTCATAAACTAATTTTATGATGCAAGAGTTGTTGTCCCTTTTACTGTAGTTTGTTGAGTACAATGTATTTAAAGCATGTATGTTCAACACACACAAATTATCTCcaacaaaattagaaaattggtcaattcaAAATGACGATATGGATCTTGTAGTAGTAAGAATATCATCAAATGAAAAGTATGTAAAGAATATTACATCTGAACATTTTGACTCAACAACAGAAATGTATGTAAAGAATATTACATCTGAACATTTTGACTCAACAACAGAAATGTGTGTAAAGAATATTACATCTGAACATTTTGACTCAACAACAGAAATGTGTGTAAAGAATATTACATCTGAACATTTTGACTCAACAACAGAAATGTATGTAAAGAATATTACATCTGAACATTTTGACTCAACAACAGAAATGTGTGTAAAGAATATTACATCTGAACATTTTGACTCAACAACAGAAATGTGTGTAAAGAATATTACATCTGAACATTTTGACTCAACAACAGAAATGTGTGTAAAGAATATTACATCTGAACATTTTGACTCAACAACAGAAATGTGTGTAAAGAATATTACATCTGAACATTTTGACTCAACAACAGAAATGTGTGTAAAGAATATTACATCTGAACATTTTGACTCAACAACAGAAATGTGTGTAAAGAATATTACATCTGAACATTTTGACTCAACAACAGAAATGTGTGTAAAGAATATTACATCTGAACATTTTGACTCAACAACAGAAATGTGTGTAAAGAATATTACATCTGAACATTTTGACTTAACAACAGAAATGTGTGTAAAGAATATTACATCTGAACATTTTGACTTAACAACAGAAATGTGTGTAAAGAATATTACATCTGAACATTTTGACTCAACAACAGAAATGTGTGTAAAGAATATTACATCTGAACATTTTGACTTAACAACAGAAATGTGTGTAAAGAATATTACATCTGAACATTTTGACTTAACAACAGAAATGTGTGTAAAGAATATTACATCTGAACATTTTGACTTAACAACAGAAATGTGTGTAAAGAATATTACATCTGAACATTTTGACTCAACAACAGAAATGTGTGTAAAGAATATTACATCTGAACATTTTGACTTAACAACAGAAATGGATATATAACATTAGGAAAACAACAATTATTGtcatacaaggtgaagataacgaacagtgatcaatctcataactctcataactcactatctattttgtattgcttgtaggagttatgagattgatcactgttcgttatcttcaccttgcataagcaatacaaaatagaaagtcgggcaaacacggacccttggacacatcagaggtgggatcagttgcctaggaggagtaagcatcccctgttgaccggtcacacccaccgtgagccctatatcctgatatactgtaaacgtattatatttggcgtgtacgatatttggcggaaatcgttttttcaacaagttagcgtagatttgatttatcgcattcctgaattactttaaacatctagatttacggatggcatttagcgatgtacttgatttagcggaagctgcgttcctccaaaggcgctaaatagaatacacagccaaatgtaatacatttacagtatgacgtatatatatgatatatgtaatatgaCGTAACATtaacatttgaagaaaaaaagattaCTGTAGAATGACATTTAAAATAGCTGATGCATTATTTCAATTACAATTCAAAACGTAAATTTTGAATGTGACTATCTTattcaaaaacaaatataagaaatatactAATAACAAGCACCAAACTTATCTTCCCATGAATTGCTTCACGGTTTGCCAGAACAGCTTCTGGCCATTTCTATTCATTGTCCACTCCACGTGCGATACTGAATTTAGAAGTACCTTCAgagatttattgatgtgttcaGAATGAATGTCCTGTAACAGAATCAGCAATAACTTGTGTCCACCTCCGTCAACCAAAGTATGATTGGCAATGGCGGTTTCGTACTTACACCATTGATCGTCCATGAAATTATTGGACAACACCAACATAAATTTTCTGCTGACTTCAATGCTTTCTAAAATGTCATCTACAAAGATTCCACCCGGTAAAATATCTCTCTCGTGCAGACAAAGCTTGTACTTGTTATTTCTTTCCACCATCTGAACGAGTTCAGACATTATCCATTTCCTATCATTTGTGTTATAGGCAACAAAACCATCATACAGGAATTCATCATCTGTAAATCTTTTATATCCCATTGGTTTTCTGTTtttgcatgtgtatatataatatttgatGTCCCAACGAAACTTTCTCAACAGAACAATAGTCACAATCACCAATGAGACAAATGCAAACGAAATGCACGCGAGGATGACATAGGGACTTATTTTGTGACATTCGGATATAGGATCAAAGTTTGCTATACTTTTGTCTTTTAAGTCTGATGGAGAGGCGCAAATGTACTGAGCAGGATATCCAACAGTTCTATTTTGGTTGTTTTCGACCCAGAGTCGGAACCATTCAAGCTGGCATCCACAGTCCAATGGATTGAATGATACATCGATCCAAAAATCCTTCTTCTTCCAAAGTAAAGCCGACAGAGAAGACTCCTTCATATTGCTCAAACGATTGCCACGCAAAACCAATAGTTTCAATGTAGTTAAATTTTGAACAACGCTTTTTCGGATTTCCTTTATCCTGTTGAAACTGAAGTCAATAGAAgttaagtttgtaaaactatttaGTGCAGTCATTTGCTCGATTTCACCATTAACAATAGCTAGATATGACAGATCCTTTAATGGTGATAACATCTCTACTACATCCGTTTTGGATAAACcggtgttcattattttcaatgattttatatttCTACATTCAGAGAAAATATCTGCAAAGCCTATTAAACTATTTTGCACCATACGTCCGATAGAGAGTGTCCGGAGTGATTTTGAAGATAATGACCTACTATCTAAAGTGACTCCATGCAAGTTATCGATGATCAAAATTTGCAAATGACTCAGACTCAAAAAGGAATACAAAGAAATTTCCTGAAATGAAGTATGTGATACGTTTAAGAATTCAACATATTTCAGACAGAAACCCTCTTTTATAAAATTTGCTGTTTCCCGGATATCGTTCACTGCCAGatgcaatgtttgcaaatttgGGAAAGCAGGTATACGTCTGGCATAGTCTAGACAAAACCCGGGGACCTTCTTAAAATAATTGTCTGTAAAATTCAATTCTTGTAAGGAGGGTACCGAAGTATTGGGCAGTATATAGTTTGAGATCAAGTTGTTCCCTAAATCGATTTTGCTGATATTGGTTAACTTAGCGaaagatttaaaagaaaaatatcgtATGCCACAAGACCGGATGACTACTTCCCGCAGACTTCTCAACCAACGCGTTAGAAATACATTATTATTTCTTACAGGAAAAAGTCTAGAGTCGAAAAGAGTTCCTGACATGTTAAACACTCGTAAGCTCGACTTTCCGAGATATTTTATACCATTATTGATATCCTTCACATTCAAATTATTAAATGATAGGTCGAGGTATTCTAATTTTTCTAGACTTGCGAAAGAGCGTTCCGAAATATTTTTCATCTGACAGTTGTCCATTACCAAATTCGTAATATTGAAATTTGTAATAGGATCAAATGTGTCATTCCTGAGAATGTGAAACTTATTTCTTGACAATATGAGAGTTCTGATACTGGAAGGTAGTCCTGCTGGTATAGATTGAAGATTTCTGTTTGAACAATCGGCCGTCAATACATCAGGACAAAAGCACAAGCTATCGGGACAAAAGGAGCTTTTCACTGGCCCCAAAGCAATCACCGTCAGGGCGAGGACGGAGACAATGAACCCCCTCTCCATGAGTATCTGAAAATTAAGTGAAACTGAATGAGCAAAATCGAGTCCTTTAATCGAATCAAGTAAAGACTCATCATAGATGCTTACTTAACGCTTAAGTAGCAGTAGCTAgattttcacatttattttgaaattgaatttaatAACGTGATGAAGACACcaataaagattttttctcCGGACGTTTGTACACTCAACAACTTTAAGGGACCATATACTTTAGTATTTGCAGCATTGAAATCCTAGTTTAACATAAGCAGCTAGCATATTTGCAAAACACTACAAATGAGTTCGTTGTCAATTACAagtgaatatatttttttcagatgAGGTTTTCAATTCATTGGGGGTGCAATAAGTCAGTAATTttccaatatatattttttcttcgaATAGAAGAAAAGACGGTTACATTCAGGAACAAGGACATATAATTTGATTTTCTAGAAAAATAAGACGGTTAAACAGGGAAataaaaaaactttgaaattattttctgtGAGCGAGATTTATATCCACACTTATAAATTATCAGATAGGAAAATTCTAGATTTGTAAAGACAAAGCGTTTGATTAGCTAatcaatttagaaataaatatacctTGCAGCAGCTGATACTTGTTTCATGTAGAACTAACATATCTCATGACGTGTGTTTGACACttgtacatctacatgtatatgccgtgttttttttttttaaattacgtGTAGATACAATGAAATGTATACACAtgaaaatattctaaaatcaaACATTAAGCGCCCTAACTAACAACCTCAAATATCCCCTTATAGTCTCTTGTCCTAGAAGTTCTTCTGTAACTGTAGATTAAACCACATACCTTTCGTTTGGAAACTGGAAAGGTTATTCGCAATGTGGAATATCTAAAACTTCAGGTTTACCTCTGCCTTTAGATATTGTACAGTTTCCTGAAATTTAACAAAGCACATTGAGAAAATAAGTGTGGTACGTTAATCGTTCATTTCCGGGTTAGCACTTGTTCTATAATTAAAGCGCTGAGTATGTTGAAATCTGAGTGACTATATAAACATGTGATATAATTGTATTGAATCATACCAAAAGCCTTCAGTGACAAATGCCTTTGGGTCCGATAACATTACATCcaaattgatatatatacatgtatatattaccaGAAGGGACACGAACCGGGCGTGTGTCTTGAGTGTGCAATGTGGCTTCTTACACATATGTCTATGGAGATTATCATTTCGcagatatttttattagttgTATTCTTCTTCAACGGTCTATTTTCCATGAAAGTTATACAAGTTTCACTTTCCTCAATCTGAAACGAATGAGGTAATTTAAACACATTTGTTTCCTTGACTTTGAGCGAGAGTAGAAATCCACGAATGATTTCGGACAACCTTCGGACTTCCCTGATTAAGAGATGACTATCACATGCCTCTCTCTGTAAGTGAGTGTTGGTATTTTTGAGGTTTTGTATCCTCA encodes the following:
- the LOC125664252 gene encoding toll-like receptor 2 type-1, whose product is MERGFIVSVLALTVIALGPVKSSFCPDSLCFCPDVLTADCSNRNLQSIPAGLPSSIRTLILSRNKFHILRNDTFDPITNFNITNLVMDNCQMKNISERSFASLEKLEYLDLSFNNLNVKDINNGIKYLGKSSLRVFNMSGTLFDSRLFPVRNNNVFLTRWLRSLREVVIRSCGIRYFSFKSFAKLTNISKIDLGNNLISNYILPNTSVPSLQELNFTDNYFKKVPGFCLDYARRIPAFPNLQTLHLAVNDIRETANFIKEGFCLKYVEFLNVSHTSFQEISLYSFLSLSHLQILIIDNLHGVTLDSRSLSSKSLRTLSIGRMVQNSLIGFADIFSECRNIKSLKIMNTGLSKTDVVEMLSPLKDLSYLAIVNGEIEQMTALNSFTNLTSIDFSFNRIKEIRKSVVQNLTTLKLLVLRGNRLSNMKESSLSALLWKKKDFWIDVSFNPLDCGCQLEWFRLWVENNQNRTVGYPAQYICASPSDLKDKSIANFDPISECHKISPYVILACISFAFVSLVIVTIVLLRKFRWDIKYYIYTCKNRKPMGYKRFTDDEFLYDGFVAYNTNDRKWIMSELVQMVERNNKYKLCLHERDILPGGIFVDDILESIEVSRKFMLVLSNNFMDDQWCKYETAIANHTLVDGGGHKLLLILLQDIHSEHINKSLKVLLNSVSHVEWTMNRNGQKLFWQTVKQFMGR